In Setaria italica strain Yugu1 chromosome IX, Setaria_italica_v2.0, whole genome shotgun sequence, the genomic stretch ATTCCACCGGAGGTTGCGACGGCATCGAAGATGGAGTTCCTCTCCTTGGCGACCAACAACCTCTCCGGCACGATCCCGCCGGTCATCGGGAAGCTGACGAGCCTCGAGGTGCTGGACCTCTCCGAGAATGAGTTTTCCGGCGCGATCCCCCGGGCGATCGGCAACCTCACGAGCCTCAGGGTACTGAGGCTGTACGACAACAAGCTCACCGGCCGGTTTCCGGACGAGTTCGGGAACATGACGGCGCTGCAGAGGCTGTCGATAAACACCAACATGCTGGAGGGCGAGCTGCCGGCGGGGCTCACCCGGCTGCCGAACCTCCTCGGCATCGTTGCCTTCGATAACCTGCTCTCCGGCGCCATCCCGCCGGATTTCGGCCGGAATCTGTCCATCTTCAGCATGTCGAACAACAAGTTCTCCGGCAGGCTGCCCCCGGGGCTGTGCAGCACGCCGCGCCTCCAGTACCTCTCCCTCGACGACAACGACATCTCCGGCGTCGTGCCCGCTTGCTACCGCAACTTTACCAGGCTGGTGCGGTTCCGGATGGCGCGGAACCGGTTGTCCGGCGACGTGTCGGAGATCTTGGGATCGCATCCTGACCTGTACTACGTTGACATGTCCGGGAACTCGTTCGATGGCGAGCTCCCGGAGCACTGGTCTCAGTTCAAGAGCCTCTCGTACCTGCACTTGGACGGTAACAGGATCACCGGGACAATTCCGGATAGCTACAGTTCCATGGCTGCATTGGAAGACTTGAGCCTCGCATCGAATCGTCTAGCCGGCATGATACCGCCGGAGCTCGGTGGATTGCCGTTGCTCAAGCTGGATTTGAGTCACAACATGCTGTCGGGACAGATCCCTCTGGCACTCGGGAACGCCACTCGGATGCTACGGCTGGACCTGTCCGGCAATCGTCTCGACGGTGGCGTGCCGGTGGAGCTGACCAAACTTGCCCACATGTGGCACCTGAACCTGAGCAGCAACAACCTGACCGGGAGAGTCCCGGCTCTGCTCGGAAAGATGGCCTCGCTGCAGGAGCTGGATCTTAGCGGCAACCCGGGCCTGTGCGGCGACATCGCCGGCCTGAATCCCTGTCGCCTGGAGCCCATCAGAGGCTCCTCCAAACGCCACATCGCGAGGCGGCGGTTTatcatcgccgccaccgcggtCTCCGCCGCGGCGCTAATGACCTCTGTTATGGCCGTGGCGGTGTGCGCTCTGGcccgcaggaggaggaggaggcgggctgGTAAGGACAGCACGgacacggcggcgagcggcggcacggcggctcCGACGGCCTCCGTCTGGGGCAAGGACGCGGAATTCTCGTTCGGCGACATcctggcggcgacggagcactTCAATGAGTCCTACTGCATCGGCAGGGGCAGCTTCGGGAGCGTGTACCGCGCCGACCTGCCCGGCGGCCACAGCCTCGCCGTGAAGCGCCTGGACGCGTCGGAGACCGGCGACGCGTGCTGGGGCACCAGCGAGAAGAGCTTCGAGAACGAGGTCCGGGCGCTGACCCGCGTCCGGCACCGGAACATCGTGAGGCTGCACGGGTTCTGCGCCGTGGGCGGGCACATGTACCTGGCGTACGAGCTCGTGGAGCGGGGCAGCCTCGGGAAGGTGCTGCACGGCGCCGGGCGGAGCTGCGAGCGGTTCGgctgggcggcgcgggcgcgcgcgaTCGGCGGGCTCGCGCACGCGCTGGCCTACCTCCACCACGACTGCTCGCCGCCGGTGGTCCACCGCGACGTGACCGTCAACAACGTGCTGCTGGACACGGACTTCGAGCCCCGGGTGTCGGACTTCGGCACGGCGAGGTTCCTCGCCCCCGGCCGCTCCGACTGCACCAGCGTCGCCGGCTCCTACGGCTACATGGCGCCAGGTAAAGACCCTGCAACCTGCATTCGCAATGGCTGCACGGTATAGTGCAATGGGCCCCTGCATCTTCCGTTTCTGACAAATGGTGGAAGCAGAGCTGGCGTACTTGAGGGTGACGACCAAgtgcgacgtgtacagcttcggggtGGTGGCGCTGGAGATCCTGATGGGCAAGTACCCGGGCGGACTCATCAGCTCGCTGCACTCGAGGCTGCCCGAGGAGCAGCAGGCCGGCGGGTCGCTGCTGCTCAAGGACGCCGTCGACCAGAGGCTGGACCCGCCCGGGGGGCAGGTTGCCGGGCGGGTGGTGTTCGCGTTCGTGGTGGCGCTGTCCTGCGTCCGGGAGGACCCGGACGCCCGGCCGACCATGCGGAACGTCGCGCAGGAGCTCTCGGCGCGGAGGCTGCCGGTGCTGGACAGGCCCTTCGCCGCGATCAGGGTCGCCGACCTGACTGGTTCACGCGGATAGCGCGCTGCAGGATTTGTACAGAAGCAGAATTGTTTGCAAGGACCTCGAGGCTCGGATTAACTTGGATTGTTCAGTGAGTGATTGCAAGTGAAGTGGCGGATTGAAACTTCGAAGTGACAGAAATTGAAAAGCTCGAACTCGAAGTGGATCAGAACGGTTACTGTTTTCGTTCAATGGCGACGCGCCACAATCCTACTACGACTGCTTATAGGATCAAGCGTCCATGGCGATGTGACGGAACATGACACAAATGTCACAGCGCATTTTATGATCTCGTAAACTTCAGCCAGGCCAAAAAAGTTAAAGAACATACGACCTTGCTACTCAATTTATTAAATGCATTCCACAAGAACCGTGACAAATCACGTCCACGAGATACTTCCATATAACTCCAAATGTACGAAAGAGGTTCAAAAATTGTCAAAATTGCAAAGCAAGCAGCACGGCTCCAAAAAGGAGAACATATAACAGAAGTTTCAGGGTACAGTATAGAAGGTGTTCGCATTTCACTATAGTCGCGCGCCAAAGCTTCACTCGTCATCACCGAATGTTGtcttctttcctgaaaaaaaaaatgaagcataTGTAACAGCAGTCCCAAATCAAGAGGACCCAACAAACGCAGCTGCGATGTAACAGTTTAGTTTACCTGTACTAGCTGTACCAGCGGTCTGCCTGAACGGCGTGCCCCGGCCTCTGTCGCCCCTTCCACCCCTACCTCCAAATCCGCGTCCACGTCCTCCATCAcgtccacggccgccacctCGGCCCCTGTcactcctccctcctcttccaCTGAAACTTCCACGCCTGTCGCCACTGAAGCCACCATCTCTGTTATTATCAGGTCTAGGCTTCGCCTCATCGACGTACAAGCTGTAGCCACCAAGGTCACTTCCGTTCAGCTCATATGCTTTATTCAAGGAATCCGGGTCCTTGAAGTCCATGTATGCCATCCTGCAAAACCAAGCAAAGCCTCATTTCAACGACAAGAATGGAGGTAGAAATGGTTGCTTTTCAAAATATACATATTATTAGCCTCAAACAGTTCCTCACATATATTGTGCCCCAAAACAGAGCCTCAATTTAAGTGTAAACCATTGATATGTGAAGAGCCAACTGACCCTTTGCATGCACCAGTTTCATAATCCTTTGGAATTGAAACACGAGTAATCTCTCCACATGAGCCAAAAAGTCCTTCAAGCGCGCTTCGGATCTGGCAAAGAAAGTGTCAGATGTAATATAAAGAGAAATTGTTccagaaaaaagaaacacaatGATGACAAAAGGAACTTAAAAATTACCTGGTCCTCTCCACTAGATGTGTCAAAGCCTTTAATAAATACAGTGTTGCCAGACCTTGGAGCAAACTTCTTGAAAGAACTGTTGTCCCTCCTGCGCAATACACAATATATTCAGGCCACACTGATAATTGATAATAATGAAAGAAAAGCATTCCCACACGAGAACCAGCAAATATGACATAGAGAATCACCCGCTGCCAGGAGTGTATGCACCCCTCTCAAGGGCCAGGTCGACCCTAACAGGCCGCCCCATCAGGTCATGATTAGCAAATTCAAGTGCCTAAAATGAGAAATAAAGAGTTCATTAGCAAATTCTTCCATGGATGCATCAAATGTCAGAACCAGTTGGCATCAAATAGAACTTGATTGCGTGAGGTGTTCTGATCTTGTAACAGATGAACTAAGCTGCATTGGATAACAAAATAGTAAAATGATTTTTCACCTTCTGAGCAGCTTCAGCTGTAGCGAATTCAACATGACCATAGCCCTTGAAGCTCCCATCCTCAAAAGTAGACAGACGAACATCTACAACCTCACCAGCCTCCTCAAAAAATTGCTTACTACAGGATGTGGAAAATAGATGTTAGTGGCAACACagttcaaaagaaagaaagaaagaaagaaattgacCCACTACACAAACTTACACTTGCTCACGCTCTATACTATAGGATAAATTCCCAACAAAAATCGTCTTCGATCCAGTAGCCTGACTTTGGTTTTTGGTAGGAGTTTTGGCCTGCAGGAAATTAGATACTTGTCAAACATCCATTTAACGTGAAACAGCCTAGTTAAAGAATAGTTAGATGGTAGAAATACTTCATTCTGTGCCGACTTTGTCTTGGGAGTTTCAACTTCTACTTTTGGCTTTACCTGTTGTTTTTCAAACAGCATATAAAAAATTAGATCACGTCCATCATAAGTTTATCCACCATAGAAAAAATATCAAGCATGTGAGGATATCCAGACTTCAATTTCGTTATCATCATCAGAGCTTTCTTCACTTTCATCATCAGAGCTTTCGTCACTGctgctttcttctttctttggaACCTTAGTGGCAGCCTTTGCAGCACCAGAAGGTGCCGAGTTCTGCAGATACAAGAGACAGTAAATAAGTGAAACAAAATCCTCAAAAGGCAGAGTGGACAAGAAGAGATTACCTTAGGCTTCTTTTGAGGAGGCTCCTCATCACTTTCATCAGAACTCTCATCCGAACTATCATCAGAATCATCACTGGACTGAAGAGAGAGAAAACAGTTTGTATTGAGTGGCAGCAATATAATATGTATATCACAGACAAGTAAAGATTCCAACCATTGAAAGGTCTATTGTAATATGAAAGTATTCAAAGCATATTTTTTATATGGCACCAAAAGCCACTTTTTGTACACTGAATATAAATATAATTTGAATTACAGGGGGTTAAACTTTGACTTTTTCAAATCAAAATAGGCCTTATAAAGCGGCACCAATTAACAGTCAAAAGGCACAAGATTAACAAGAGAAAGCATACTTGTCCATTCTTCTTCTCTGTTGCTAGAGGCCTCTTTGCAGCGATAGTAGGCTTTTCAGGCTGCAAAGACAAGGGAGACGGATTTGAAAATTTGCACAATAGAGAATTAACAAGAGTAAAGAAATAATAGTGACACTTACTTCATCAGAATCTGAATCTGAATCTGTCTCAGAGTCAGATTCTGAGCTATCACTAgattcctctttcttcttcggACCAGCAGCCTTGGCAGGCTGTACTTTTTTAGCATTGTTATCCTGGAGGCAGATAGAAAACTTAGCTGTATAAGAAAGTGATTTCATGTATGAAGCCTCTACCAACTTATGTAGTAGGTTGCTACCTCATCCTCGGACTCAGATTCACTCTCAGAATCAGAACTCTCACTCgattcttcctttttcttggttGCTACTGGAGCTTTAGCAGGCAAATCCTGCAGATATTGCTCATGTTAGGACAACTGAAACTATTTTTGAACACAAACTATGAAAGGTAATCAAAATCAAGGGACTACTGCAACATGTGAATCCACAAGTACATTACCTCATCTgattcatcatcagaatcactGTCAGAGCTATCAGACTCTTGGGTCTTCTTTTGTGCAGAGGCAACTGAAGGCTTCTTTAGCTGAGCAGCAGGCTTCTGAAAAGCAAGAAAGTGAAACAAATGTCAGTGAAGAAGGGCAGCAACTGCAGAGACACTGCATAAATATTCCAAGACAGCGGTGTCTGATTGTACATTAGTACAAGGATCAAACATTACACGTGGGTTTTCCACTGGAACATATTAATCTTCCTGCTCGCTTGAGCTTATCAGCCGCtgtggctgcagctgctgctgcggctggcaGCCAGCCATTCGGCAGCTGGCACAAGCAGCTGCCGTAGCAGCCTAGCGAGCAGGTGCTGCAGCCTCCTTTGTCAACACAGGTGCTGCAGCCAGCACTACCGAACACGTGAATTAAACTTATTCTTTAGTTTTACAAAGAAACAGAAGACATTAGTAAATTCAGCAAAAGGTGGACTTAATGTTCTATCTTCTCCTAGAAAGGAGTTCTCAGAACATTTCATTTAAGTATTAGTTGTGAAACAGCATTTAGCTCGTCAGAGCTGTGTACATTTTTAAAACATGGAAGATCACAAATAACAGTacttatgaaaaaaaattcataacaGTACTGGGAAGCAACCTTGAAAACAATAGCATATTTTGATCCTTGCAGGTCCAGAAAAGCACATAATATACACAGCAAGATCATGCACAGGTTGCGCAGGCGATGGTAAGAAAAAACATTCAAGATTCACATTTGAAGGTAAAATATGAAGCAAATACTTACTTCATCCTCGTCAGATTCTTCATCCGAGCTACTGTCAGAGCTGCTGCTGTCAGACTCAACCTTTTTGGAACCATTACTAACCACTGCAGCAGGCTTCTTTGTAAGGGTAGTGGGCTTCTTTGCAGGTTCTTCATCAGAACTGCTATCATCACTGTCACTGCTCtcatcgctgctgctgctgctagcagcagcagctggaggTTTATTTGAAGTAGCAACTGGTTTTTTTGAAGGTTCCTTAATTGAACCAAAAATAAGTATGGATAATGTTGTAAGAAAGAAGGCCCCAAAAGAAAGTGAATAATGCTTACATCATCTGAGGAGCTCTCATCACTGCTGTCATCACTGGTCTCCTCTTTAGCAGGTTGCGTGCCTTTCTTTGGTTGAGTAACCTTCTTTGGCTGGACCTCAACCTgcaatgatttttctttttctattaaGTTGAAAATAGAAATCAAAAGAATACAAGGATCCCACCCATACACTAGTTTACCATTAAGCCTGAGGACACCAATGCCATAAAACATTCTCTGTCGTGCATACCAATGAAAAATCCAAAAAGGTGCAAAACTAAGTCGCTTTTTAGACACGATTGCTGTTTACACCACAGGTATTAACAGCATGAAACTACAATGCAACCATCTAACAACGAACGAATGTCAAGGTTGTTCTAACAACAAATTAACCTCAATTTTAGATATTCTGACAACGGCATACAGATACCAACCAATACTAGCCTCAAGGATTACTGTTTTTGCTTGCTGgcatatagatttctatgtaattgtttgttttaaaaatAACATTAAATCTTGCCTCATATTCAATAAGGCATCTGCAATGGGTAAATATGAGTTACCACAACTGCAAGCTTGACTGTCAAAAGTTTCAAGGAATAAAAGTAAATCAACCAATAGCACGCAGCGAATAACAACAATAGAAACAATACAGTACTCATATCGTGCAACCTATTTTGGCATAGTATAGCAGAAGGGGACGAGTGAACCACAAAAGAAGAACGGTAGTACCTCCTCTTCAGAATCTGAAGAGTCTTCCTCAGAGCTACTGCTTTCAACTTTCTTTGGAGGGGGCTGCTTCTTTACTGGCTCAACCTTTACAGGTACCGTCTTTTGCTTCTTGGCACTGACTGCCTTCTCAATCTCATCTTCTGCATTCCTCTTCCCTGTTCATTCGGATTAAAAACTGTTGTTACACCCATGGGATAGCTAAACTAAATACAAAGCCTGTGCGACAAACTTAACAAACAATTATTCCATTGCTCGTCAAAGCATTACCCTTCTTTCCAGATTTGCCCTCGGGAACCGAGACGGCAGCAGGTGCAACCTCAACACCGGATTTCTTGCTCGACTTACCCATAATGTCTTAAATAAGCTCTGCAGAAAACATGGTCACTAAATTAAGAATAATGCACATCAGTACAACACATGAATAGAAACTAGCATACCCCTTATAATAACAATCATATAACGAAGTCAAAAAAATGAGAAGTTACCCACTACACTCGAGGTAATTGGACATGTTAACGAAGtggggaaaaaaaatactcgtGGCAACTAGTCAGGACTCAGGACACACGAGACAGAGGACAGATTTCTAAAGAATCAACAAGTCATAATGAACTGTTACTCGCGCTCCACCACGCACGGAGCAAGCAAGCAAACCAGCAGCGAACTGGACCGATTAGGGAGAACGAAACAATCGGATTCGAGCGCTCGAGACGACGCCATGATTCCGCGGAACAGAGCGGATAAGAACGAGCGATTCGATCAATCAATCAGGGGGTAGGGTTCCTTACCGAGCGCAGGAGATACGGACGGCGGCGCGAGGAGAGGTGGAAGGAGAAggggcaggcgggcggcggcggcggcgcggggtaAAGGGTAGGGTTCCGGTCGGGTCGGGGACCGGAGGGTTTAGGGTGGGTTTCGGCCGCGGCGCACAGCTTTTATACCATGTCCAAGGGAAGCGCTACTTTTGCATTTGGTCCCTACGAGGAGTCGATGTTCTGTTGCAGTGTGCGGTCGTCCTCGCAGAGTCGTTTGGCTGTAAAGTTATGTAAATATGAGATTTGTATGGATTGAAGTGTAAAGCACTTAGATATTTTCACATAGACCTCGAATGATGGGCCTCTTAGTGGGCCAGAAATAGTTGAACGAGTCTGCACTCCGGCAGACGATGAAGTGTTCTGTACAAAATCCTTCTCCATCCAATAAAAATGGGTACGccttgaaaaaaaattgtacaaaAGAAGCGATCCGTTTCTGAAAAAAACATCAAAACATTCTCCAAACTCGAAAATTCAAAAACTAGGTacaaatagttttttttttgaaacggaaATCGTGGTCAACTAGAATCGTACATGACAGGATTGGATTGTTCTTGTTTGTTCAACCACAACCTAGTTTTGCAAGGGGCGTGAACCCTATTACATTCTTTAGGG encodes the following:
- the LOC101780122 gene encoding nucleolin 2, whose protein sequence is MGKSSKKSGVEVAPAAVSVPEGKSGKKGKRNAEDEIEKAVSAKKQKTVPVKVEPVKKQPPPKKVESSSSEEDSSDSEEEVEVQPKKVTQPKKGTQPAKEETSDDSSDESSSDDEPSKKPVATSNKPPAAAASSSSSDESSDSDDSSSDEEPAKKPTTLTKKPAAVVSNGSKKVESDSSSSDSSSDEESDEDEKPAAQLKKPSVASAQKKTQESDSSDSDSDDESDEDLPAKAPVATKKKEESSESSDSESESESEDEDNNAKKVQPAKAAGPKKKEESSDSSESDSETDSDSDSDEPEKPTIAAKRPLATEKKNGQSSDDSDDSSDESSDESDEEPPQKKPKNSAPSGAAKAATKVPKKEESSSDESSDDESEESSDDDNEIEVKPKVEVETPKTKSAQNEAKTPTKNQSQATGSKTIFVGNLSYSIEREQVKQFFEEAGEVVDVRLSTFEDGSFKGYGHVEFATAEAAQKALEFANHDLMGRPVRVDLALERGAYTPGSGRDNSSFKKFAPRSGNTVFIKGFDTSSGEDQIRSALEGLFGSCGEITRVSIPKDYETGACKGMAYMDFKDPDSLNKAYELNGSDLGGYSLYVDEAKPRPDNNRDGGFSGDRRGSFSGRGGRSDRGRGGGRGRDGGRGRGFGGRGGRGDRGRGTPFRQTAGTASTGKKTTFGDDE
- the LOC101767204 gene encoding MDIS1-interacting receptor like kinase 2; translated protein: MARHGAGTSVRRRCIVVCRAVMSWRRALLLFLLASPFFLCDADSAQGEAEALARWKDSLAPAAAAALASWSLLNGSAVAAAPPAPCSWRGVSCDPLGRVVGVDVAGAGLAGTLGALDLSSLPSLASLNLSSNALTGPVFPSNISAPLLSFRSVDLANNNLSGPIPATLPAYMPNLEHLNLSSNQFAGGIPATLVKLTKLKSLVLGSNNLVGGIPAVLGNVTGLRELELSNNPLGGTIPAALGKLLSLEHLNVSLTQLESTIPTELSLCTNLTVVGLAANKLSGGLPPSLAKLTKVREFNVSKNMLTGEVLPDYFTSWTDLRVFQANGNRFTGGIPPEVATASKMEFLSLATNNLSGTIPPVIGKLTSLEVLDLSENEFSGAIPRAIGNLTSLRVLRLYDNKLTGRFPDEFGNMTALQRLSINTNMLEGELPAGLTRLPNLLGIVAFDNLLSGAIPPDFGRNLSIFSMSNNKFSGRLPPGLCSTPRLQYLSLDDNDISGVVPACYRNFTRLVRFRMARNRLSGDVSEILGSHPDLYYVDMSGNSFDGELPEHWSQFKSLSYLHLDGNRITGTIPDSYSSMAALEDLSLASNRLAGMIPPELGGLPLLKLDLSHNMLSGQIPLALGNATRMLRLDLSGNRLDGGVPVELTKLAHMWHLNLSSNNLTGRVPALLGKMASLQELDLSGNPGLCGDIAGLNPCRLEPIRGSSKRHIARRRFIIAATAVSAAALMTSVMAVAVCALARRRRRRRAGKDSTDTAASGGTAAPTASVWGKDAEFSFGDILAATEHFNESYCIGRGSFGSVYRADLPGGHSLAVKRLDASETGDACWGTSEKSFENEVRALTRVRHRNIVRLHGFCAVGGHMYLAYELVERGSLGKVLHGAGRSCERFGWAARARAIGGLAHALAYLHHDCSPPVVHRDVTVNNVLLDTDFEPRVSDFGTARFLAPGRSDCTSVAGSYGYMAPELAYLRVTTKCDVYSFGVVALEILMGKYPGGLISSLHSRLPEEQQAGGSLLLKDAVDQRLDPPGGQVAGRVVFAFVVALSCVREDPDARPTMRNVAQELSARRLPVLDRPFAAIRVADLTGSRG